In Chitinivibrionia bacterium, the DNA window ACCGTTTTTTTGCACCGTTTAATAATTTTTAATATTCAAAAAAGGAGTGGGCTAATGCTTGCTAAAAGAAGTTTATTGGTGTTATTGTGCTTGGTAATGTTTGCTTTTGCAAACGATTCACGCGTGTTTCTTGGTCTTCGTCTCGGAGGCGGTATCGGTATGAGCCGTCCGACAGGAGATGTAAAAGAAGCTTATGACGAATCTGAAGGTTCAAAATTCAGAAGCGGCGGCGGCTCTTTTGATGTTGCTCCTTTTGTGAGTTTTCAGTTGACTGACAACTTTGCTGTCGGAACAGAGTTTATGTTCACTCGTTTCGGTTATGGCGGCGAGAAACTTACGGAAGATGACCCCTGGGATGATGGTAAAGACGGTGATTGGTTTTCAACAAGCAGAGCCGCTATGGTAATTCCTGTTTTGGCGCAGTTTACTTTGGCGCAAAGAAAAGTTAATCTTTTCGTAGGTCCCCATTTTACAATAAATATGGGTGATATGAGAGATGCTGAGAATTGGGCTGGTGAAAGCAAAAGCGAGAAATGGGATTCGGAAGAGATGGACTGGTTCAAAGATGAAATGAACGTTCCTGTTATTGGCTTGACTGTCGGCGCGGCATTTGCCGTTGGTCCTGTTTTCATTGACATAAGATACCTTACAGACTTGGGTGCTGTTAAGCCCAAAGACGCGGGGGAAGTACTTTATGCAGGCGAACCTTGGGAATTTACAATGCCTGACGGCGGAGTTCGTCGTGCAAAATTGGCGCTTTCTGTAGGTTGGCAATTCGGTTTGGGTTCAAGATAATTTGAACTTAAAAAGTTAAGATTTAAAAAAGCGGGAGAACATTTGTTTTCCCGCTTTTTTATTTTATTTAATCTTTTTTACTTTCTGTTATCCACAAAACGAATGGCTTTTCTTGCCTCGCCTCGCAGGTGTTTTATTGAGCCTTTATTGCTCAAAAAGACGGAAACGCGAACTCTCGCTACATTCAAAATCGACTGCGTTATTTTGTTCAATTCCTTTTTATCGGCAATCACGTGGAGAATAATATCGTTGTGATTGTCGTCGGCTTTGTGTCCCTTTAATTCTATAATATAGTCTTCGCAACATCCCAAAGAATCCATAATATTTGTTATTGTCGATGGGTAAATTGTCGTGCCTTTTATCTTTATTAACTGCGATTTTCTGTAAATTATCGGACCTATTCTCATAGAATTTCTGCCGCATTCGCAATTTCCGGGGACTTTAAACGACATATCGCCCGTTCTGTATCTCAGAAGCGGCATTCCTTCCATTCCGAAAGTCGAGACTACGATTTCGCCTACTTCGCCGTCGGGAACGGGATTTCCGTCGTCGTCCAGAATTTCTGTGTAAACCAATTCGGGGTGCGAATGTCCGCCCGTTCTGTATGCGCAATCGCAAAAAGACGAGCAGGTTTCGGTTGACGCGTAAGTGCTGAAAACCTGAGCGTTATAAAGCGATTCTATTTTTTGCGCGGTAGCATTCCACGACATATCTTCGTTTCGTAGCGGCTCGCCTATACAAATAAGCTTATTTACGGACGAAGTACAAATATCTTTTCCCATATTTTTGAGATTTTCGGCAAGTTTTATGAAATACGACGGAACGCCGACAAGAACGGTCGGACGCAAAAGTCG includes these proteins:
- a CDS encoding outer membrane beta-barrel protein, translating into MLAKRSLLVLLCLVMFAFANDSRVFLGLRLGGGIGMSRPTGDVKEAYDESEGSKFRSGGGSFDVAPFVSFQLTDNFAVGTEFMFTRFGYGGEKLTEDDPWDDGKDGDWFSTSRAAMVIPVLAQFTLAQRKVNLFVGPHFTINMGDMRDAENWAGESKSEKWDSEEMDWFKDEMNVPVIGLTVGAAFAVGPVFIDIRYLTDLGAVKPKDAGEVLYAGEPWEFTMPDGGVRRAKLALSVGWQFGLGSR
- a CDS encoding AMP-binding protein — encoded protein: MPFLPEYSWDFKSKDEIENNTLRVMRNQVVNLKEKSAYYAKKLDKINAQDIKTFDDISRLPFTTKEELCAQTNNFYCSNNIVETCVTSGSTGQPLVVPLTAADLDRLAYNESMSFNSIGINAHDRAQVMVSLDRLFVAGMAYYRGFIALGVNTTRIGVLPFEMQEYYIRLLRPTVLVGVPSYFIKLAENLKNMGKDICTSSVNKLICIGEPLRNEDMSWNATAQKIESLYNAQVFSTYASTETCSSFCDCAYRTGGHSHPELVYTEILDDDGNPVPDGEVGEIVVSTFGMEGMPLLRYRTGDMSFKVPGNCECGRNSMRIGPIIYRKSQLIKIKGTTIYPSTITNIMDSLGCCEDYIIELKGHKADDNHNDIILHVIADKKELNKITQSILNVARVRVSVFLSNKGSIKHLRGEARKAIRFVDNRK